GCTCGCCGTCGACCGTCACGGCCAGCGCGGCGCGGATGGTGTCGGCCTGGGCGGGCCCGCTGGTGGAGAAGCCGATGGTGAGGCCCTGGGCGGCGGCCTCGGCGAGCCTCGCGTGGAGTTCCTTGTCGGTGAGAGCAGGGCTGTCCGGGGTCAGCGAGTGGATCTGGTAGAGGTCGAGCCGGTCGCCGAGCAGGGCGTCGGTCTCGGCGCGCTGGCGCTCGTACGTCGTGACGCTGTGGTCTTTGACCTCGTGTTGCTCGGCGTCGGTGGACCAGCCCGCGGTGTAGGTGTAGCCCCACTTGCTGCCGATGACCACGTCGTCGACGTCGGGGTGGGCGTTCAGCCAGTCGGCGAGGAACTCCTCGGAACGGCCGTAGGAGCGGGCCGCGTCGAAGTAGCGGACGCCTTGCGCGTACGCGGCGTCGAGGAGTTCGTTGGTGCGGGTGCGGAGGGTGTCTACGCTGCGGTTCTCTCCGAGGTCTTGGTCTCGGCCGAGGTTGATGTAGCCGGGGCGCCCGACGGCGGCGAGGCCTAGGCCGATGTGGCAGGTGGGGGTTGTTGCTGTTGCCAGTCGGGCGAAGGGCATCGCGGGCTCCGTTCGGTCGGCTCCGTTACGGCTTGCGACCAACGTAACCCGCGATGACCTTCGGTGAAGCGGGGGCGCCTCAGAACTCGGTGAGCTTGGTGCGTCGGCGAGTGCGGGTGCTATGTGGTTGCTCGCGCAGTTCCCCGCGCCCCTTAGGCCTGCTGCCTAGCCGTTGCCCATTCGTGCTGCTGCGCCACATCCACCTTTACCTCCGCCAGTTGCACCGCCACCGCGCTCGGCGCCGTACCCCCGCGACCGTTACGCGAGGCCAAGGCACCCGGCACGTTCAGGACCGAGCGGACCTCGGGGGTCAGGTGGGCGCTGATCTTCGCGAACTGCTCGTCCGTCAAGTCGT
This genomic window from Streptomyces sp. DG2A-72 contains:
- a CDS encoding aldo/keto reductase — translated: MPFARLATATTPTCHIGLGLAAVGRPGYINLGRDQDLGENRSVDTLRTRTNELLDAAYAQGVRYFDAARSYGRSEEFLADWLNAHPDVDDVVIGSKWGYTYTAGWSTDAEQHEVKDHSVTTYERQRAETDALLGDRLDLYQIHSLTPDSPALTDKELHARLAEAAAQGLTIGFSTSGPAQADTIRAALAVTVDGEPLFRTVQSTYNALETSAGPALAEAHDAGLTVIVKEAMANGRLAEPYAPDALKAVAEEASLGCDAVALALILRQPWAGVVLSGAATLVQLASNLHAAAVDLDDAQLSRLAALVEDPPAYWERRGQLPWH